A genomic window from Henningerozyma blattae CBS 6284 chromosome 3, complete genome includes:
- the TBLA0C01750 gene encoding uncharacterized protein (similar to Saccharomyces cerevisiae KIN4 (YOR233W) and YPL141C; ancestral locus Anc_8.654) has protein sequence MAETSSDNCNINPPTGSSTIKDLNNTNTDNSNNNNKNDNSNTNNTNTNTNNNNFNTNNISTVSSNSTINSQKPKKKKYVPFGPYILSSTLGEGEFGKVKLGWSKASTQASNEIPKQVAIKLIKRSSILPKGSNKEIKVYREINALKQLCHPNIVKLDDVLQNSKYIGIVLEYASGGEFYKYIQRKKRLKEINASKLFSQLISGVHYMHSKGLVHRDLKLENLLLDKHENLIITDFGFVNEFFQTNELMLTPCGSPCYAAPELVISKHPYEARKADLWSCGIILYAMLAGYLPWDDDIKNPDGNDIARLYYYITTTPLKFPEYIQPLPRDLLRKILVPNYKKRINMRRIINHEWLKPHFTFLSIAANEWDKMIPIRKVLKNSNQTVGTHSANNSFVKINALSTITKTVKERSDSYSNAVAKSRPLSVCSTNSVGLSHQNRDSLIIDSTLIPLPAPPQESQSHAIVNTSTSSSLMDITYSNKLNKLNNNVGSSNNISNSNTNIPKYIRGHKRGNSAASIALQAMIDSENEREQSKEGDFSNPGSKTTHVAVTNSSNINHNLTTNAIPSNINSSGLSPNNYSFRRYSTSPIPDSAPLKYRYGSPFSSSSRNNNILEEVSPIKPRSTTPALIPGSSPQNDKMGSPTSSIINLTYDKAKRLHSQTPSPNKQNFGIYYHYNYQRSSSQRVSNNPGCVINNLSNNGKNLPYSNTQHNKPRPTSYYPPSRNTSSINNISSYLEGITTTSEISLINMDLEREKSLVIDHDSNSNFQNATGNFTLTEENNRPSNSREDSSKTNNMDLTFKLIQEQMNQLNLSTTNSIISQELDPQKDGLIDGHTSSCCTSRDISNPLSNKKINGNKINTPVSMTSGNSNYHTPNYNEKKRFSFLSFYSNYDVSKISVDTATSKLTMDDINDNEPAKDKDNEETTPVEESNSLLHGKQSVTTNIVNNIDLNELDEQRKLRDKSKTRKIFEFIKRHSMKLGDL, from the coding sequence ATGGCTGAAACTTCTTCTGATAACTGTAATATTAATCCTCCTACAGGGAGTAGTACTATTAAAGAtcttaataatacaaatacggataatagtaataacaacaacaagaatgataatagtaatactaataatactaatactaataccaacaataataactttAATACCAACAATATCTCTACAGTAAGTAGTAATTCTACAATTAATTCTCAAAAGccaaagaagaaaaaatatgtaCCATTTGGTCCATACATATTAAGCTCGACTTTAGGTGAAGGTGAATTTGGTAAAGTAAAATTAGGTTGGTCAAAAGCTTCCACACAAGCCTCGAATGAAATACCGAAACAAGTTGCCATTAAACTCATCAAGAGAAGTTCTATCCTACCTAAAGGCTCaaacaaagaaattaaagtaTATCGAGAAATCAATGCTCTAAAGCAATTATGCCATCCAAATATAGTTAAATTAGATGATGTTCTAcaaaattctaaatatatTGGTATTGTATTAGAATATGCTTCTGGTGGTGAGTTTTACAAATATATccaaagaaagaaaagattaaaagaaattaatgcTAGTAAATTGTTTTCACAGCTAATTAGTGGTGTTCATTATATGCATTCAAAGGGGCTAGTTCACAGAGATCtcaaattagaaaatcTTTTGTTAGATAAAcatgaaaatttaataataacagaTTTTGGTTTTGTAAAcgaattttttcaaacaaatgaattaatGCTCACTCCATGTGGTTCACCATGTTACGCTGCTCCAGAATTGGTAATAAGTAAGCATCCATATGAAGCAAGAAAGGCGGATCTATGGTCATGTggtattatattatatgcCATGCTAGCTGGCTACTTACCTTGggatgatgatattaaaaatccAGATGGTAATGATATTGCAAGACTTTATTACTATATTACTACCACACCATTAAAATTCCCAGAATATATTCAACCTTTACCAAGAGatttattaagaaaaatattagttccaaattataaaaaaagaattaatatgCGAAGAATCATAAACCATGAATGGTTGAAGCCTCATTTCACTTTTCTATCGATAGCAGCAAATGAGTGGGATAAAATGATTCCAATACGGAAAGTTTTAAAGAACTCTAACCAAACAGTAGGAACTCACTCTGCTAATAATAGCTTTGTTAAAATTAATGCATTAAGTACGATAACAAAAACTGTGAAAGAACGTTCAGATTCATATTCCAATGCAGTTGCCAAGAGTAGACCTCTTTCTGTTTGTTCTACTAATTCTGTGGGACTATCGCATCAAAATAGAGATTCGTTAATTATTGATTCAACATTAATACCATTACCTGCACCTCCCCAAGAATCTCAATCTCATGCAATCGTCAACACATCaacatcatcttcattaatgGATATCACATATTCcaataaattgaataaattaaataacaaTGTTGGATCATCCAATAACATTTCTAATAGCAATACAAATATAccaaaatatataagaGGTCATAAGAGAGGAAATTCGGCAGCCTCTATTGCTTTGCAAGCTATGATTGATAGTGAAAATGAGCGTGAGCAATCCAAGGAAGGAGACTTCTCTAATCCTGGTTCAAAAACTACACATGTAGCAGTTACTAATTCAAGCAATATAAATCATAATCTAACTACAAATGCTATaccttcaaatattaattcatctGGATTATCTCCTAATAACTATAGTTTTAGAAGATATTCTACATCTCCAATACCAGATAGTGCACcattaaaatatagataTGGATCaccattttcatcatctagTAGGAACAATAACATTCTAGAAGAAGTGAGTCCTATTAAACCTCGTTCTACAACACCCGCATTAATTCCTGGATCATCACCACAAAATGACAAGATGGGTAGTCCAACCTcaagtattattaatttaacaTACGATAAGGCTAAAAGATTACATTCTCAAACACCATCTCctaataaacaaaatttcggtatttattatcattacaaTTATCAACGAAGCTCATCCCAAAGGGTTAGTAATAATCCAGGTTGtgtaataaataatttgagCAATAATGGTAAGAATTTGCCATATTCCAATACCCAGCATAATAAGCCAAGGCCCACATCTTATTATCCGCCATCTAGAAATACATcatctattaataatatatcttcTTATTTGGAAGGTATTACTACTACATCCGAGATATCTTTGATAAATATGGATTtagaaagagaaaaaagTTTAGTAATTGATCATGATAGTAATAGTAACTTCCAGAATGCTACAGGTAATTTTACCCTTacagaagaaaataataggCCTAGTAATTCTAGAGAGGATAGTTCTAAAACTAATAACATGGATCTTACATTTAAATTGATTCAAGAGCAAATGAATCAACTCAATTTGAGCACTACTAATAGTATAATTTCCCAAGAGTTAGATCCACAAAAGGACGGTCTTATTGATGGGCACACAAGCAGTTGTTGCACTAGTCGCGATATCAGTAATCCATTAAGTAACAAGAAAATTAATGGCAATAAAATCAATACGCCAGTAAGCATGACTAGTGGTAATTCTAATTATCATACTCCTaattataatgaaaagaaaagattcagttttttatcattttattCTAATTATGATGTATCAAAAATTAGCGTTGATACTGCAACGAGTAAATTAACTATGGATGATATTAACGATAATGAGCCCGCCAAGGATAAggataatgaagaaacaACTCCTGTTGAAGAGAGTAATAGTTTACTTCATGGGAAACAATCTGTTACTACTAATAtagttaataatatagatcttaatgaattagatgaaCAACGGAAATTAAGAGACAAATCCAAGACTCGGAAAATATTTGAGTTTATCAAAAGACATAGCATGAAGTTGGGGGATCTGTAG
- the KES1 gene encoding oxysterol-binding protein KES1 (similar to Saccharomyces cerevisiae HES1 (YOR237W) and KES1 (YPL145C); ancestral locus Anc_8.658): MSGYASSSTWTSFLKSIASFNGDISSLTAPPFILSPISLSEFSQYWAEHPDLFLQPSFVNELNFKEALNEIDPTIKSPEIARMLLVIRWFISTLKSQYCSRNESMGSEKKPLNPFLGELFVGKWENKSNPSFGETVLLSEQVSHHPPVTAFSIFNDKNNVKLQGYNQVKASFSKTLMLQVKQFGHSILEIGDESYLITVPPLHIEGILAASPFVELEGKSYIQSSTGLFCVVEYSGKGYFSGKKNSFKAKLFENSKAYFSKQNPLYTISGQWSGQSTIIKHGSKKSDDLDPVPFYDAERQTSEFLNVKPLEEQHPLESRKAWKNVAAAITANDFDAIAKTKTELEESQRELRKAEEEKGICWQRRWFQDSNLSTNSTATADDTASITTSTTTNTAATVSTTNLASAAENKALDISSLGEQDQLFVKLASEFNLSLKNVPSGTLVGEKDDKKENVGSIHWRFHRKLWDAEKEIVL; the protein is encoded by the coding sequence ATGTCAGGTTACGCCAGTTCTTCCACTTGGACTTCTTTCTTGAAGTCCATTGCATCCTTCAATGGTGATATTTCATCATTGACTGCTCCTCCATTCATTTTATCCCCAATCTCGTTATCTGAATTCTCACAATACTGGGCAGAACATCCAGACTTGTTCTTACAACCATCTTTTGTTAATGAATTGAACTTCAAAGAAGCCTTAAATGAGATCGATCCTACCATTAAATCTCCTGAAATCGCAAGAATGTTATTGGTCATTAGATGGTTCATTTCTACTTTAAAGTCTCAATATTGTTCCAGAAATGAATCAATGGGTTCTGAAAAGAAACCTTTGAATCCTTTCCTGGgtgaattatttgtagGTAAATGGGAAAATAAGTCGAACCCTTCATTTGGTGAAACCGTATTATTAAGTGAACAAGTATCTCATCATCCACCAGTTACTGCcttttctattttcaatGATAAAAACAATGTCAAATTGCAAGGTTACAACCAAGTTAAGGCTTCCTTCTCAAAGACTTTAATGTTACAAGTCAAACAATTTGGTCATAGTATATTGGAAATTGGTGATGAATCATATTTGATCACTGTTCCTCCTTTACATATTGAAGGTATCTTAGCTGCATCTCCATTTGTCGAATTAGAGGGCAAATCCTATATCCAATCATCTACTGGTTTATTCTGTGTGGTTGAATATTCTGGTAAAGGTTACTTCTctggtaaaaaaaattctttcaaGGCTAagttatttgaaaattcaaaGGCTTATTTCTCTAAACAGAACCCATTATATACAATTTCCGGTCAATGGTCTGGTCAATCAACTATAATAAAGCATGGTTCCAAAAAATCAGACGATTTAGATCCTGTTCCATTTTATGATGCTGAAAGACAAACTTCTGAGTTTTTGAATGTTAAGCCTTTGGAAGAACAACATCCTTTAGAATCAAGAAAGGCTTGGAAGAATGTTGCAGCTGCCATTACTGCTAATGATTTTGATGCTATCGCAAAGACTAAGACTGAATTGGAAGAAAGTCAAAGAGAATTAAGAAAAGCTGAGGAAGAAAAGGGTATTTGCTGGCAAAGAAGATGGTTCCaagattcaaatttatcaacTAATTCAACCGCTACAGCAGATGATACAGCCTCAATCACTACTTCAACAACTACGAATACTGCTGCCACTGTTAGCACCACTAACTTAGCTTCTGCTGCAGAGAATAAAGCTTTGGACATTTCTAGCTTAGGTGAACAAGatcaattatttgttaAGTTGGCTTctgaatttaatttatctttaaaaaatgttcCAAGTGGTACTTTAGTTGGTGAAAAAGATGATAAGAAGGAAAATGTCGGTTCAATCCATTGGAGATTCCATAGAAAACTATGGGATGCAGAAAAGGAAATTGTATtgtaa
- the NOP53 gene encoding Nop53p (similar to Saccharomyces cerevisiae NOP53 (YPL146C); ancestral locus Anc_8.659), translated as MPPINTVPKPAQYKQSSRKGKKSWRKNIDLTDIESGIAENNEKEIHYGTNDLSKINNEQLFKVDSEGDEILKQKLIKRKQIKKNLKSTEILDSIKTNSKVSPLSHPKHDSKSKKHGNVNKKKKVQGVSKKELAKLMALAGRIDGESGIKNRLAKDGLVKSGNNDLWDANEKDAKSDDNTKMLPSGIKIKLYRKNSNKKVEIPEELLVNSSTSWSIPKVKPTTLDIEPVRVKEYKDLPHSGKSYNPASKDWEDLIQEEYELEKVKEDRRISIEEYKTKIAKLIKTLDDDELKESSSDEEDEDESEKEEEEEEDGEIRLSINKKVENKKKTKQQRNKSKRHNEKVSLQQDLKKYKKQLKELERLDEIEKELEAEKKDKLEKVDKKSTIRYKKNHKLGTKHKVREANLEVKFKDELSDSLRKVRPEGNLLYDTVRKLQSTGKMESRVRVAKGRKYKPKITEKWTYKDFK; from the coding sequence atgccTCCAATTAATACAGTCCCAAAGCCTGCCCAATATAAGCAGTCTTCAAGAAAGGGTAAGAAGTCTTGGAGAAAAAATATCGATTTAACTGATATTGAATCTGGTATTgcagaaaataatgaaaaggAAATTCATTATGGTACAAatgatttatcaaaaattaataatgaacaattatttaaagttgATTCCGAAGGtgatgaaattttgaaacaaaaattgattaaaagaaaacaaattaaaaagaactTGAAAAGTACTGAAATTTTAGATTCTATTAAGACAAATTCTAAAGTAAGCCCATTATCCCATCCAAAACATGACTCTAAATCGAAAAAACATGGTAatgttaataaaaagaagaaggtCCAAGGTGTCAGCAAGAAAGAATTAGCAAAACTTATGGCTTTGGCAGGTAGAATTGATGGTGAATCAGGAATTAAAAATCGTCTTGCCAAGGATGGTTTGGTTAAATCtggtaataatgatttatgGGATGctaatgaaaaagatgCTAAGTCAGATGACAATACTAAAATGTTACCATCAGGGATcaagataaaattatatagaaaaaatagtaataaaaaagttgaAATCCCAGAAGAATTGCTAGTAAATTCATCAACTTCATGGTCTATACCAAAAGTTAAGCCAACTACATTGGATATTGAACCAGTAAGAGTTAAGGAATATAAGGATTTACCTCATTCTGGTAAATCCTATAATCCAGCTTCTAAAGATTGGGAGGACTTAATTCAAGAAGAATATGAATTAGAGAAAGTTAAAGAAGATAGaagaatttcaattgaagaatataaGACTAAAATtgcaaaattaataaaaacttTAGATGACGATGAGTTAAAGGAATCTTCAAGcgatgaagaagatgaagatgaaagtgaaaaagaagaagaagaagaagaagatggaGAAATTagattatcaattaataagAAAGTTGagaataaaaagaaaacaaaacaacaaagaaataaatcaaaGAGGCATAATGAAAAAGTATCATTACAGCAAGACttgaagaaatataaaaagcagttaaaagaattagaaagaTTAGATGAGATTGAAAAAGAACTTGAAGCCGAAAAGAAAGATAAACTAGAGAAAGttgataaaaaatcaacTATTCGTTATAAGAAGAATCACAAGTTGGGTACTAAACATAAGGTAAGGGAAGCTAATTTAGAAGTTAAATTTAAGGATGAATTGAGTGATTCATTAAGAAAAGTAAGACCGGAAGGGAATTTATTGTATGATACAGTTAGAAAACTACAAAGTACAGGTAAAATGGAAAGCCGTGTTAGAGTCGCTAAGggtagaaaatataaaccTAAGATTACTGAAAAATGGACTtataaagattttaaataa
- the PXA1 gene encoding ATP-binding cassette long-chain fatty acid transporter PXA1 (similar to Saccharomyces cerevisiae PXA1 (YPL147W); ancestral locus Anc_8.661) — MPSARETLSKVLINLHSQGIGLTLQNITVTSYVKILFKHLFFLLRSNNTNLSIYRKRAKIILLSLSTVISLFGVTSVYTSVAIIKYIRHYLHDLKLSRNSPNSLKRTRSQLQLETGARIIYIPNEFNKKPAKPKRTKKGKPIYIPPVDDDIIDHNSISFKKFEIQENLIKKNMNNNNFNNKLFYSKFLNQLNILMKFLIPNFFSKNSIFLILQITFLILRTWLSLFIAKLDGQIVKDIISNNRKMFLWDILNWFLIAIPASFTNSSIKFLQRKLSLNFRINLTRYIHDIYLSSSTATSNLTFYKLNFDFPANNNSIVTNIDNSITNDIIKFSNTTTSIFANIAKPIIDLIFFAFYLRDNLGTFGVTGIFLNYFLTGYILKRFSPALNVLINRKSNSEGDYYNYHLNMINNSEEISFYQGTTVEKLKIKNLFNIFITNSLNIELKKLNYNIIEDYILKYTWSGLGYVFASIPIILSGNTNNVNASSSAHVDVNMKNFIVNKRLMLSLADAGSRLMKSIKEINQLTGYTNRIFFLLSVLHRVHSDKFDYGIDLKLIKQKQEQSQLQQIKGKKKRLIQPNQLIQGTIQNYFNGIRLENIDLIIPSKNGPYGTKLLKNLSFQIPDIFEFTSASTISTSTTNNNLQPFQSKVSSLLILGSNSCGKTSIQRIIAKLWPIYNKSGLLSIPTDDNLLFIPQKPYFLKGGTLRDQIIYPMSPDEFFDIGLNDKLLIDILTDVKLDYLIKRDQGWMYLDHIAEWKDLLSGGEKQRMNFARILFHRPKFIILDEATNAISIDMEDYLFNLLKRYRFNFVTISQRPSLIKYHDLLLEINHSSNSDDTLVTSTEVPLSTWKLQTVGTDEAINSIDNEILQLNEKLSHIEDWKLERDNLKKK; from the coding sequence ATGCCGTCAGCTCGCGAAACCCTTTCTAAggttttgataaatttacaTTCACAGGGTATCGGTTTAACTCTACAGAATATTACTGTCACATCATATGTGAAGATACTTTTCaaacatttattttttctacttCGATCAAATAACACTAATTTATCGATCTATAGAAAAAGAGCTAAAATCATTCTATTGTCTCTATCGACtgtaatttcattatttggaGTAACATCCGTTTATACTTCTGTGgcaattattaaatacatACGACATTATTTACATGACTTGAAATTAAGCAGAAATAGTCCAAACTCCTTAAAGAGAACAAGATCGCAATTACAATTGGAAACTGGTGcaagaataatttatattccaAATGAGTTTAATAAGAAACCTGCAAAACCAAAGCGAacaaaaaaaggaaaaccTATTTATATACCACCtgttgatgatgatataaTTGACCATAATTCAAtctcatttaaaaaattcgaaattcaagaaaacttgataaagaaaaatatgaataacaataattttaataataaacttttctactcaaaatttttaaatcagttgaatatattaatgaaatttttaattcccaattttttcagtaaaaattctatttttttaattttacagATAACATTTTTAATCCTTAGGACTTGGCTATCCTTATTCATAGCGAAATTAGATGGTCAGATAGTAAAGgatattatttcaaataataggAAAATGTTTCTCTGGGATATTCTTAATTGGTTTCTTATTGCAATTCCCGCATCTTTTACCAATAgttcaataaaatttttacaaaGAAAACTATCATTGAATTTCAGAATTAATTTGACTAGATATATTCATGATATTTATCTTTCAAGTTCCACTGCAACTTCAAATTTAACTTTCtacaaattaaattttgatttccCAGCAAATAACAATTCAATTGTTACcaatattgataattcaattacaaacgatattataaaattttctaatacaaCAACTTCAATTTTTGCAAACATTGCTAAACcaattattgatttaatattttttgcaTTTTATTTGAGAGATAATCTAGGCACATTTGGTGTAACTGGAATTTTccttaattattttttaactggttatattttaaaaagattCTCACCTGCTTTAAATGTATTGATTAATCGGAAATCAAATTCAGAAGgtgattattataattatcatttgaatatgATCAACAATAGTGAAGAAATATCCTTCTATCAAGGTACTACtgtagaaaaattaaaaattaaaaatttgttcaatatttttattacaaactctttaaatattgaattgaaaaagctTAATTACAATATAATTGAAGATTACATCTTAAAATATACCTGGTCAGGATTAGGCTATGTATTTGCATCAATTCCTATTATTTTGTCTGGCAACACAAATAATGTTAATGCATCCTCATCTGCACATGTAGATGttaatatgaaaaattttattgttaataAAAGATTGATGCTTTCATTAGCTGATGCTGGTTCAAGATTAATGAAATCCATTAAAGAGATTAACCAATTGACTGGCTATACAAATagaattttcttcttaCTCTCTGTTTTACATAGAGTTCATTCTGATAAATTTGACTATGGGATTGATTTGAAACTAATCAAACAAAAGCAAGAACAATCTCAATTACAACAGATTAAGggtaagaaaaaaaggTTAATTCAACCAAATCAATTAATCCAAGGTACAatccaaaattattttaatggTATTAGActggaaaatattgatttgatCATACCTTCTAAGAATGGTCCATATGGTACAAAgctattaaagaatttgtcTTTCCAAATCCCTGACATTTTCGAATTTACATCTGCTTCAACCATTTCTACCAGcacaacaaataataacctACAACCATTTCAGTCTAAGGTTTCAAGCTTATTAATTTTGGGTTCAAACAGCTGCGGTAAGACTTCTATCCAAAGAATTATTGCCAAATTATGGCCAATATACAATAAGAGTGGTCTATTATCGATTCCTACagatgataatttattatttataccACAAAAACcttatttcttaaaagGTGGTACCTTGAGAGACCAAATCATTTATCCAATGTCTCCTGATGAGTTCTTTGATATTGGATTAAATGATAAGcttttaattgatattctAACAGATGTTAAATTAGATTATTTGATCAAAAGAGATCAGGGTTGGATGTATCTTGATCATATTGCTGAATGGAAAGATCTTTTGTCTGGTGGTGAAAAACAAAGAATGAATTTTGcaagaattttatttcataggccaaaattcattattttggaTGAAGCAACCAATGCCATTAGTATTGACATGgaagattatttatttaatttattaaaaagataCCGGTTTAATTTCGTAACGATATCACAAAGACCTTCCTTAATCAAATACCATGACTTATTATTAGAGATTAACCATTCAAGTAATAGTGATGATACATTAGTTACATCAACTGAAGTGCCTCTATCAACTTGGAAATTACAGACCGTCGGAACTGATGAAGCTATCAATTCAAtagataatgaaattttgcaattaaatgaaaaattatcacACATAGAAGATTGGAAGTTAGAAAGagataatttgaaaaaaaaataa
- the TBLA0C01800 gene encoding class I SAM-dependent methyltransferase (similar to Saccharomyces cerevisiae ABP140 (YOR239W); ancestral locus Anc_8.665): MGVADLIKKFEKFAKVDDSDSKATAPAPINAGATQVDKKTLNKSIEKDNTIEEKDDAIVMETPAISEEPISKEESSIEVPEVKKDKEVESTKESESIKEAEPAKAVEFVKEAEPSKEVVPVKEDVSAKIEEPVKEVEPVKKVEPVKKVEPVKKVEPVKEVESVKEVEPVKEVEPVKEVEQVKEKEPIKEEEPIKEEEPVKAEEPVKEADIPEVSIKENIENPKPTEKFEIETVASTEANPSSEAPSTSDPTESIITPASSTTSSKKSKKNKKKNKKKNKKNNSQPESPSNEPISTTISRDINNLEVVADSLGKTDSNESKFIALTQDVKEEITDSINHDISYSKEELDNINENTPEPSRIGRDNPFEFGKRNLTEETDVWAHNAWDNVEWGDEQINDAQEKIKLQQEAPVSDFDKKLYNGNPARYWDIFYKNNKENFFKDRKWLQIEFPSLYAATKKDAPPTTIFEIGCGAGNTFFPILTENENEDLRIIAADFAPKAVELVKNSENFNSKYGHACVWDLANDKGELPEGVEEESVDIAVMIFVFSALAPNQWDQAMDNLFKILKPGGTILFRDYGRYDLAQVRFKKNRLMEDNFYIRGDGTRVYFFTEEELRDIFTKKYFRVEKNWY, translated from the exons ATGGGTGTTGCTGACTTGAttaagaaatttgaaaaatttgcTAAAGTTGATGATAGTGATTCAAAAGCAACTGCTCCAGCTCCAATAAATGCTGGAGCTACACAAGTTGATAAGAAAACACTCAATAAGtctattgaaaaagataataccattgaagaaaaagatgatGCTATAGTAATGGAAACTCCTGCCATTTCAGAAGAACCAATTTCTAAAGAAGAATCTTCAATTGAAGTTCCAGAAGTTAAGAAAGATAAAGAAGTTGAATCTACTAAGGAGTCTGAATCAATCAAAGAAGCCGAGCCTGCTAAAGCAGTTGAGTTTGTTAAAGAAGCTGAACCATCTAAGGAAGTTGTACCTGTTAAAGAAGATGTATCAGCTAAAATTGAGGAACCAGTGAAGGAGGTTGAACCAGTAAAGAAAGTTGAACCAGTAAAGAAAGTTGAACCAGTAAAGAAAGTTGAACCAGTAAAGGAAGTTGAATCAGTAAAGGAAGTTGAACCAGTAAAGGAAGTTGAACCAGTAAAGGAAGTTGAACAGGTTAAAGAAAAGGAACCAATCAAAGAAGAGGAACCAATCAAAGAAGAGGAACCAGTCAAAGCAGAGGAACCAGTCAAAGAAGCTGATATACCAGAAGTATCAATTaaggaaaatattgaaaatccAAAACCAACCGAAAAATTTGAGATCGAGACTGTTGCTTCTACGGAAGCTAACCCATCTTCTGAAGCCCCATCTACATCTGATCCAACGGAATCTATTATTACACCTGCTTCTTCAACCACCTCAtctaaaaaatcaaaaaaaaacaagaagaaaaataagaagaagaataagaaaaataattcacaACCAGAATCTCCTTCCAATGAACCAATATCTACAACAATTTCAAGggatattaataatttagaagtTGTTGCTGATTCGCTT GGCAAGACTGATTCCAACGAATCCAAATTTATTGCATTGACTCAAGAtgttaaagaagaaatcactgattcaattaatcatgatatttcttatagtaaagaagaattggataacattaatgaaaatactCCAGAACCATCAAGAATTGGTCGTGATAATCCATTCGAATTTGGTAAAAGGAATTTAACTGAGGAAACAGATGTTTGGGCCCACAATGCTTGGGATAATGTCGAATGGGGTGATGAACAAATAAATGACGCCcaagaaaagattaaattaCAACAAGAGGCACCTGTTTCagattttgataaaaaattatataatggTAATCCAGCTCGTTATTGGGATATAttctataaaaataataaggaaaatttctttaagGATAGAAAATGGTTACAAATAGAATTCCCAAGTCTTTATGCCGCCACAAAGAAAGACGCCCCACCAACAaccatttttgaaattggtTGTGGTGCTGGTAATACTTTTTTCCCAATATTaacagaaaatgaaaatgaagatttaCGAATTATTGCAGCTGATTTTGCCCCCAAAGCTGTAGAATTAGTGAAAAATTcagaaaattttaattcaaaatatggTCATGCATGTGTTTGGGATTTGGCTAATGATAAAGGAGAATTACCTGAAGGTGTAGAGGAAGAATCTGTGGATATTGCTGTCATGATTTTTGTATTTAGTGCATTAGCTCCAAATCAATGGGATCAAGCTAtggataatttatttaaaattttaaaaccAGGTGgtacaattttatttagaGATTACGGCCGTTATGATTTAGCTCAAGTAAgattcaagaaaaatagaTTAATGGAAGATAATTTTTACATTAGAGGAGATGGGACAagagtttattttttcacaGAAGAAGAGTTGAGAGATATTTTTacaaagaaatatttcagGGTAGAGAAAAATTGGTACTGA